One region of Olleya sp. Hel_I_94 genomic DNA includes:
- a CDS encoding porin family protein produces the protein MKKPKNINYYLILTFLFTISSQLYSQNIDKKNVFGIMAGGNISNISNYEGKSSLGFSGGLYWEWKFSNKFSLQSNILYSQRGENKDGNFSDLKLDYINMPILLKYYATEKLGVMTGVYMDFLLNVDSSNFDKDDFKQTDLGIPIGVSYDLSKNLQLGLSYNIGLTDILDNNPNSDKLTNNWGNFSLTYIFK, from the coding sequence ATGAAGAAACCCAAAAACATTAATTATTATTTAATCTTAACATTCCTATTCACAATAAGTAGTCAATTATATTCCCAAAACATTGATAAAAAAAATGTTTTCGGTATTATGGCAGGAGGTAATATATCTAATATTTCTAACTATGAAGGAAAATCATCATTAGGTTTTTCAGGTGGTTTATATTGGGAATGGAAATTTTCAAACAAATTCTCACTTCAATCAAATATTCTTTATTCTCAAAGAGGGGAAAATAAAGATGGTAACTTTTCCGATTTAAAACTAGACTACATCAATATGCCGATATTACTTAAATACTATGCTACAGAGAAACTTGGAGTAATGACTGGTGTATATATGGATTTCTTATTAAATGTTGATAGTTCCAACTTTGACAAAGATGATTTTAAGCAGACTGATTTAGGTATACCTATTGGTGTTAGCTATGATTTATCAAAAAATCTTCAATTAGGGTTATCTTATAATATTGGGCTTACAGATATTCTAGATAACAACCCAAATTCAGATAAACTAACAAATAATTGGGGTAATTTTTCTTTAACTTATATTTTTAAATAA